A window of the Streptomyces griseochromogenes genome harbors these coding sequences:
- a CDS encoding DEAD/DEAH box helicase, with product MTLIDQLPPTADPDALYEAFESWAQERGLTLYPHQEEALIEVVSGANVIVSTPTGSGKSMIAAGAHFAALARDEVTFYTAPIKALVSEKFFELCKLFGTENVGMLTGDASVNADAPVICCTAEVLASIALRDGKNADVGQVVMDEFHFYAEGDRGWAWQIPLLELPQAQFILMSATLGDVSFFEKDLTRRTGRPTSVVRSATRPVPLSYEYQLTPLTETLTELLANRQAPVYIVHFTQAQAVERAQALMSINMCSREEKDQIAELIGNFRFTTKFGRNLSRYVRHGIGVHHAGMLPKYRRLVEKLAQAGLLKVICGTDTLGVGVNVPIRTVLFTALTKYDGSRVRTLRAREFHQIAGRAGRAGFDTAGLVVAQAPEHVIENEKALAKAGDDPKKRRKVVRKKAPEGFVGWTENTFEKLIASEPEPLTSRFRVTHTMLLSVIARPGNAFEAMRHLLEDNHEPRRQQLRHIRRAIAIYRSLLDGGIVEKLDQPDAEGRIVRLTVDLQQDFALNQPLSTFALASFELLDPESPSYALDMVSVVESTLDDPRQILVAQQNKARGEAVAAMKADGVEYEERMERLQDVTYPKPLEELLFHAYNTYRKSHPWVGDHPLSPKSVIRDMYERALSFTELVSFYELARTEGIVLRYLAGAYKTLDHTIPDDLKSEDLQDLIEWLGEMVRQVDSSLLDEWEQLANPEEMTAEEAQEKADEVKPVTANARAFRVLVRNALFRRVELAALDQVEELGEMDAEAGWDAEAWGDAMDKYWDEYDDLGTGPDARGPKLLVIKEEPENGLWRVRQIFDDPSDDHDWGISAEIDLAASDAEGRAVVRVTDVGQL from the coding sequence GTGACCCTCATCGATCAGCTGCCGCCGACCGCCGACCCCGACGCCCTCTACGAAGCCTTCGAGTCGTGGGCGCAGGAGCGCGGCCTCACCCTCTATCCCCACCAGGAGGAGGCGCTGATCGAGGTGGTCTCCGGGGCGAACGTGATCGTCTCGACGCCCACCGGCTCCGGCAAGAGCATGATCGCCGCGGGTGCGCACTTCGCCGCGCTGGCCCGGGACGAGGTCACGTTCTACACGGCACCGATCAAGGCGCTGGTGTCGGAGAAGTTCTTCGAACTGTGCAAGCTCTTCGGCACCGAGAACGTCGGCATGCTCACCGGCGACGCGTCCGTGAACGCCGACGCGCCCGTGATCTGCTGTACGGCCGAGGTGCTGGCCTCGATCGCGCTGCGCGACGGCAAGAACGCGGATGTCGGCCAGGTCGTCATGGACGAGTTCCATTTCTACGCGGAGGGCGACCGCGGCTGGGCCTGGCAGATCCCGCTGCTGGAACTCCCACAGGCGCAGTTCATCCTGATGTCGGCCACTTTGGGTGATGTCTCCTTCTTCGAGAAGGACCTCACCCGCCGGACCGGCCGTCCCACCTCGGTCGTCCGCTCCGCGACCCGACCGGTGCCCCTCTCCTACGAGTACCAGCTGACCCCGCTCACCGAGACGCTCACCGAGCTGCTGGCGAACCGGCAGGCCCCCGTGTACATCGTGCACTTCACCCAGGCACAGGCCGTGGAGCGGGCTCAGGCCCTCATGAGCATCAACATGTGCTCGCGCGAGGAGAAGGACCAGATCGCCGAGCTGATCGGCAACTTCCGCTTCACCACCAAGTTCGGCCGCAACCTCTCCCGCTACGTCCGTCACGGCATCGGCGTGCACCACGCCGGCATGCTGCCCAAGTACCGGCGCCTGGTGGAGAAGCTCGCCCAGGCCGGACTGCTGAAGGTCATCTGTGGCACGGACACGCTCGGCGTGGGCGTCAACGTGCCCATCCGGACGGTGCTGTTCACCGCCCTGACCAAGTACGACGGCAGCCGGGTGCGCACGCTGCGGGCCCGGGAGTTCCACCAGATCGCGGGCCGGGCGGGCCGGGCGGGCTTCGACACGGCGGGGCTGGTCGTCGCGCAGGCGCCCGAGCACGTCATCGAGAACGAGAAGGCTCTCGCGAAGGCGGGCGACGATCCGAAGAAGCGCCGCAAAGTGGTGCGCAAGAAGGCACCGGAAGGCTTCGTCGGCTGGACGGAGAACACCTTCGAGAAGCTGATCGCCTCCGAACCCGAGCCGCTGACCTCCCGGTTCCGGGTGACGCACACGATGCTGCTGTCGGTGATCGCCCGCCCCGGCAACGCCTTCGAGGCGATGCGCCACCTCCTGGAGGACAACCACGAGCCGCGCAGGCAGCAGCTCAGGCACATCCGGCGCGCGATCGCGATCTACCGCTCGCTGCTGGACGGCGGCATCGTGGAGAAGCTCGATCAGCCGGACGCCGAGGGCCGCATCGTCCGCCTGACGGTCGACCTCCAGCAGGACTTCGCGCTCAACCAGCCGCTGTCCACGTTCGCGCTCGCCTCGTTCGAGCTCCTCGACCCGGAGTCGCCGTCCTACGCCCTCGACATGGTGTCCGTGGTCGAGTCCACGCTGGACGACCCGCGGCAGATCCTCGTGGCGCAGCAGAACAAGGCGCGCGGCGAGGCCGTGGCCGCGATGAAGGCCGACGGGGTCGAGTACGAGGAGCGCATGGAGCGCCTCCAGGACGTCACGTACCCGAAGCCGCTGGAGGAGCTGCTCTTCCACGCGTACAACACCTACCGCAAGAGCCACCCCTGGGTCGGCGACCACCCGCTGTCGCCGAAGTCGGTCATCCGGGACATGTACGAACGGGCGCTGTCCTTCACGGAGCTGGTGTCCTTCTACGAGCTGGCCCGCACCGAGGGCATCGTGCTGCGCTACCTCGCCGGCGCCTACAAAACCCTGGACCACACCATCCCGGACGACCTGAAGTCCGAGGACCTGCAGGATCTGATCGAGTGGCTCGGCGAGATGGTCCGCCAGGTCGACTCCAGCCTGCTGGACGAATGGGAGCAGCTGGCCAACCCGGAGGAGATGACCGCCGAGGAGGCCCAGGAGAAGGCCGACGAGGTCAAGCCCGTCACCGCCAACGCCCGCGCCTTCCGGGTGCTGGTCCGCAACGCCCTCTTCCGCCGCGTCGAACTGGCCGCCCTCGACCAGGTCGAGGAACTGGGCGAGATGGACGCCGAAGCCGGCTGGGACGCCGAGGCGTGGGGCGACGCGATGGACAAGTACTGGGACGAGTACGACGACCTCGGCACCGGCCCCGACGCCCGCGGCCCCAAGCTGCTGGTGATCAAGGAGGAGCCGGAGAACGGCCTCTGGCGTGTCCGCCAGATCTTCGACGATCCGAGCGATGACCACGACTGGGGCATCAGCGCGGAGATCGACCTTGCGGCCTCCGACGCCGAGGGCCGTGCGGTCGTCCGCGTCACCGATGTCGGCCAGCTGTGA
- a CDS encoding acyl-CoA thioesterase, which produces MTNPAERLVDLLDLEQIEVNIFRGRSPQESLQRVFGGQVAGQALVAAGRTTEGDRPVHSLHAYFLRPGRPGVPIVYQVERVRDGRSFTTRRVTAVQQGRTIFNLTASFHKPEEGSFEHQLPPAREVPHPESLPTVAEEIREHLGALPEQLERMARRQPFDIRYVDRLRWHAEEIDGAEPRSAVWMRAVGPLGDDPLVHTCALTYASDMTLLDAVRIPVEPLWGPRNFDLASLDHAMWFHRPFRADEWFLYDQESPIAVGGRGLARGRIYNLEGQLIVSVVQEGLFRKLG; this is translated from the coding sequence ATGACGAACCCGGCCGAGAGACTGGTCGACCTCCTCGACCTGGAGCAGATCGAGGTCAACATATTCCGTGGCCGAAGCCCGCAGGAGTCCCTGCAGCGGGTCTTCGGCGGCCAGGTGGCGGGCCAGGCCCTGGTCGCCGCCGGACGCACCACGGAAGGCGACCGCCCCGTGCACTCGCTGCACGCGTACTTCCTGCGTCCGGGCCGGCCGGGTGTGCCCATCGTGTACCAGGTCGAGCGGGTCCGCGACGGGCGGTCGTTCACGACGCGCCGGGTCACGGCCGTGCAGCAGGGCCGCACGATCTTCAATCTGACCGCCTCCTTTCACAAGCCCGAGGAAGGATCTTTCGAGCACCAGCTGCCGCCGGCCCGCGAGGTGCCGCACCCGGAGTCCCTGCCGACGGTGGCCGAGGAGATCCGCGAGCATCTGGGCGCGCTGCCGGAGCAGTTGGAGCGGATGGCGCGCCGCCAGCCCTTCGACATCCGTTACGTCGACCGGCTGCGCTGGCACGCCGAGGAGATCGACGGCGCCGAGCCGCGCAGCGCCGTGTGGATGCGCGCGGTCGGCCCGCTCGGGGACGACCCGCTGGTGCACACCTGCGCACTGACCTACGCCAGTGACATGACCCTCCTGGACGCGGTCCGCATCCCGGTCGAACCCCTGTGGGGTCCTCGGAACTTCGACCTGGCCTCGCTGGACCACGCCATGTGGTTCCACCGGCCGTTCCGCGCGGACGAGTGGTTCCTGTACGACCAGGAGTCACCGATCGCGGTGGGCGGCCGGGGCCTTGCCCGGGGCCGCATCTACAACCTCGAAGGGCAACTGATCGTGTCCGTGGTACAGGAGGGGCTGTTCCGCAAGCTGGGCTGA
- a CDS encoding TetR/AcrR family transcriptional regulator C-terminal domain-containing protein, producing the protein MSHWPTELRAKISDPTRAAHVFSALLQAEIVDTALLGGPAPDPDAIRIRSQEAANDLLALAEAGRL; encoded by the coding sequence CTGTCCCACTGGCCGACGGAACTGCGCGCCAAGATCAGTGACCCCACGCGGGCCGCGCACGTCTTCTCCGCGCTCCTCCAGGCGGAGATCGTGGACACCGCCCTGCTCGGCGGACCGGCCCCCGACCCGGACGCCATCCGCATCCGCTCCCAGGAAGCCGCGAACGACCTGCTTGCACTCGCCGAGGCCGGACGGCTGTAA
- a CDS encoding DUF6397 family protein → MSGSTFVPPRPATCAPSRAARELGLRRNEFTLAVRLGRIRTVPDEGGGGGRRVERAEIDRLRAQDGFPETLRERVRVVGTAEGAALMGIPAGRFTRLARLGLLVPVRLYLNRYRAVVWLYLAEELRQFAACAENAHLLKGRTPETLRGQLAAGVDLRARNWRGRHLGFLLREAEGPWARAGAVAVLLAPVEIADVVKDPYERAQLNRFRSAPSDHGAPGSPSAHLAEHLMTAHDSDEADWLRSELAHAVQEARDHSPAPRPAARHTAPARRPAAHHAHPVPPTAARHAVAAARPASPPPPRDHKGEPGATRPARGLRAWLHRRRPRPAEV, encoded by the coding sequence ATGTCGGGAAGCACCTTCGTCCCACCCCGCCCCGCCACCTGCGCGCCGAGCCGCGCGGCCCGTGAACTGGGGCTCAGGCGAAACGAGTTCACCCTCGCCGTCCGTCTCGGCCGCATCCGCACCGTGCCCGACGAGGGCGGAGGCGGGGGCCGCAGGGTCGAGCGGGCGGAGATCGACCGGCTGCGCGCGCAGGACGGTTTTCCCGAGACGCTCCGCGAACGCGTGCGGGTCGTCGGTACGGCGGAGGGCGCCGCGCTGATGGGGATCCCCGCGGGCAGGTTCACCCGGCTCGCCCGTCTCGGACTGCTGGTGCCGGTGCGCCTCTACCTGAACCGCTACCGCGCCGTGGTCTGGCTCTATCTGGCAGAGGAACTACGGCAGTTCGCGGCCTGCGCCGAGAACGCGCATCTGCTGAAGGGGCGTACGCCCGAGACCCTGAGGGGGCAGCTGGCGGCCGGGGTGGACCTGCGGGCCCGCAACTGGCGTGGACGGCACCTGGGATTCCTGCTGCGCGAGGCCGAGGGTCCTTGGGCGAGGGCCGGGGCCGTGGCCGTCCTGCTCGCACCCGTGGAGATCGCGGACGTCGTCAAGGATCCCTACGAGCGTGCGCAGCTGAACCGCTTCCGGTCCGCTCCGTCCGACCACGGCGCCCCGGGCTCGCCCTCCGCGCACCTCGCCGAGCACCTCATGACGGCACATGACTCCGACGAGGCCGACTGGCTGCGCAGCGAACTGGCGCACGCGGTACAGGAGGCACGCGACCACTCGCCGGCCCCACGCCCGGCGGCCCGGCACACGGCGCCCGCCCGGCGACCCGCAGCGCACCACGCGCACCCCGTGCCGCCGACGGCCGCACGGCACGCCGTTGCGGCTGCTCGGCCGGCCTCGCCGCCTCCGCCTCGGGATCACAAGGGCGAGCCGGGGGCGACGCGGCCGGCCCGCGGACTGCGTGCGTGGCTGCACCGCAGAAGGCCCCGGCCCGCAGAGGTCTGA
- a CDS encoding roadblock/LC7 domain-containing protein produces MGHNQGLGWLLDDLTERVDHVRHALVLSNDGLVTGASTGLRREDAEHLAAVASGLHSLAKGSGRHFGAGRVRQTMIEYDDAVLFVTAAGTGSCLCVLSGAEADIGQIAYEMTLLVNRVGEHLGVDARQPERAPLKDL; encoded by the coding sequence ATGGGGCACAACCAGGGACTCGGGTGGCTCCTGGACGATCTGACCGAGCGGGTGGACCACGTACGGCACGCGCTGGTCCTGTCCAACGACGGGCTGGTCACCGGAGCAAGCACAGGCCTTCGCCGCGAGGACGCCGAGCATCTGGCCGCCGTCGCTTCCGGGTTGCACAGCCTGGCGAAGGGTTCGGGACGCCACTTCGGCGCGGGCAGGGTGCGTCAGACCATGATCGAGTACGACGACGCCGTACTGTTCGTGACCGCCGCCGGTACCGGTAGCTGCCTGTGCGTGCTCAGCGGGGCGGAGGCCGACATCGGGCAGATCGCCTACGAGATGACCCTGCTCGTCAACCGGGTCGGAGAACATCTCGGCGTGGACGCCCGGCAACCCGAACGTGCACCCCTGAAGGACCTCTGA
- a CDS encoding PPOX class F420-dependent oxidoreductase, with protein MAQKMTDEEWRAFVSYGTRTGKLSTVNADGSPHVAPIWFLLDGDDVVFNTGKETVKGRNLARDGRIALCVDDDRPPFHFAVLNGHARLSEELDEVRLWATRIAARYMGEERAEEFGARNGVPGELLVRATVDKVVALKDLTG; from the coding sequence ATGGCACAGAAGATGACCGATGAGGAATGGCGGGCGTTCGTCTCTTACGGCACCCGGACCGGCAAATTGTCCACCGTCAACGCCGATGGGAGCCCGCATGTCGCCCCGATCTGGTTCCTGTTGGACGGGGACGACGTGGTGTTCAACACCGGCAAGGAGACCGTGAAGGGGCGCAATCTCGCCCGTGACGGACGGATCGCCCTGTGTGTGGACGACGACCGGCCGCCGTTCCACTTCGCGGTGCTGAACGGGCACGCCCGGCTGTCGGAGGAGCTGGACGAGGTGCGTCTTTGGGCCACCCGCATCGCCGCCCGGTACATGGGCGAGGAGCGCGCCGAGGAGTTCGGCGCCCGCAACGGCGTCCCGGGCGAGCTGCTGGTGAGGGCCACCGTGGACAAGGTGGTGGCGCTGAAGGACCTGACCGGCTGA
- a CDS encoding GTP-binding protein, with amino-acid sequence MASEHSDASGDMSALALKILVAGGFGVGKTTLVGAVSEIRPLRTEELLSEAGQLVDDTDGVDQKVTTTVAMDFGRITIRSGLSLYLFGTPGQDRFWFLWDELSQGALGAVVLADTRRLEDCFPAVDYFEHRRIPFVVAVNCFTGARAYGAHDVSRALDLDRGTPVVLCDARDRDSGKEVLIRLVEYAGRMHTARLLDSVS; translated from the coding sequence ATGGCTTCCGAGCACAGCGACGCCTCCGGCGACATGTCGGCCCTGGCGCTGAAGATACTGGTCGCCGGCGGCTTCGGTGTCGGCAAGACGACCCTGGTCGGGGCCGTCAGCGAGATCCGGCCGCTGCGTACCGAGGAACTGCTCAGCGAGGCCGGGCAGTTGGTGGACGACACCGATGGTGTGGACCAGAAGGTCACCACCACCGTCGCCATGGACTTCGGGCGCATCACCATCCGCTCCGGCCTCTCCCTGTACCTGTTCGGCACACCGGGACAGGACCGCTTCTGGTTCCTGTGGGACGAACTCTCGCAGGGAGCCCTCGGTGCCGTCGTTCTCGCCGACACGCGCCGGCTGGAGGACTGCTTCCCGGCGGTCGACTACTTCGAGCACCGTCGCATCCCCTTCGTGGTGGCCGTCAACTGCTTCACCGGGGCACGCGCCTACGGCGCCCACGACGTCTCCCGGGCCCTCGACCTGGACCGGGGGACACCTGTGGTGCTGTGCGACGCTCGCGACCGGGACTCCGGCAAGGAGGTGCTGATCCGCCTCGTCGAGTACGCCGGGCGGATGCACACCGCCCGGCTTCTCGACTCGGTGAGCTGA
- a CDS encoding DUF742 domain-containing protein, which yields MTEHPTGGPREQGSQWYDGEAGPLVRPYAMTGGRTQPGPIGVRFDLIALVTLAPAAPAVDDTALGPEHRALVHLCRTETQSVAELAAGADLPVGVVRVLLGDLLELGCVTISRPIPPAQLPDERILHEVIEGLRAL from the coding sequence ATGACCGAGCACCCGACCGGCGGCCCGCGAGAACAGGGCAGCCAGTGGTACGACGGCGAGGCCGGGCCCCTGGTCCGCCCCTACGCCATGACCGGCGGACGCACCCAGCCGGGTCCCATCGGAGTGCGCTTCGACCTGATCGCCCTCGTCACCCTCGCCCCCGCCGCACCGGCCGTGGACGACACCGCGCTCGGTCCCGAGCACCGGGCCCTGGTCCACCTGTGCCGTACGGAGACGCAGTCCGTCGCCGAACTCGCGGCCGGCGCCGACCTGCCGGTGGGCGTGGTGCGAGTGCTCCTCGGCGACCTCCTGGAACTGGGCTGCGTCACCATCAGCCGCCCGATTCCCCCGGCCCAGCTGCCGGACGAGCGGATCCTGCACGAGGTCATCGAAGGGCTGCGGGCGCTGTAG
- a CDS encoding roadblock/LC7 domain-containing protein codes for MIQDPNMRDPQRSGELDWLLDDLVTRVSEVRHAVVLSNDGLAVGASTGLAREDAEHLAAVASGFNSLAKGAGRHFGAGGVRQTMVEMDEAFLFVAAAGEGSCLAVLTAVTADIGLVAYEMARLVKRVGEHLRTAPRIAVQPPAFG; via the coding sequence ATGATCCAGGACCCGAACATGAGGGACCCCCAGCGGTCCGGCGAACTCGACTGGCTGCTGGACGACTTGGTGACACGGGTGAGCGAGGTGCGGCACGCCGTCGTGCTGTCCAACGACGGCCTGGCCGTCGGCGCTTCCACCGGCCTCGCCCGCGAGGACGCGGAGCACCTCGCCGCCGTGGCGTCCGGCTTCAACAGTCTTGCCAAGGGCGCGGGACGGCACTTCGGGGCCGGCGGCGTACGCCAGACCATGGTGGAGATGGACGAGGCCTTCCTCTTCGTGGCCGCCGCCGGCGAGGGCTCCTGCCTCGCCGTGCTCACCGCGGTCACCGCCGACATCGGCCTGGTCGCCTACGAGATGGCACGCCTGGTCAAGCGCGTGGGCGAGCACCTTCGCACAGCGCCGCGCATCGCGGTCCAGCCGCCCGCCTTCGGATGA
- a CDS encoding sensor histidine kinase — translation MRPPRSTPNAGTPESLPPRGRRAHAGPPAEEDTERLLGTPPDNAPPRTRHWRLRPRTVRAKVVCLLMVPVVSLLALWAYATVSTAQDIARLRQSQRVDAELRAPVAVAVTALQTERAAAVRYAAAPDAGGGDLRGLAARTDRAVAGLRLGADSTVADSQELPAGVAERLRTFVTGAEDLRALRTSVLDRRAGWREAFTRYTETIDTAFLVDGALTGIQQADIGSDARVLLEFSRAAEALAQEDAVLGSTRPAGALQSDRLRFFAAAVATRRTLTEAAVADLPGNQRTDWRDLAGSAAYTSLTTTEDKILAAGPGTKAIDAAPTTAWSAAHARVRDVMGGIAADSGRAVAGRADPVARGLLSPAGAAVFFGLAAVAASLVISVRIGRALVVELVSLRNDALEIARRKLPAAMRKLRTGEEIDIQAEAPAGPPAEDETGQVSEALTTVHRAALHAAVERAELASGISGVFVNLARRSQVLVHRQLSLLDSMERRSDDPDELSDLFRLDHLTTRMRRHAESLIILSGAAPGRAWRMPVSLTNVVRAAVSEIEDYARVEVRQLPEASVIGTAVADLTHLLAELVENAAQFSPPHTRVRVTGEPVGNGYALEVEDRGLGMGAETLAEANRRIEQSEALDLFDSDRLGLFVVSRLASRHGIKVHLRTSPYGGTTAVVLLPTALLHTGSAQRPAHEETQERPERQPEYARVPDAPRPPSAVDRQSGRPALAATTPASSTPAQEPPPPGVTALRLHRSPNDSEPTDDLPRRVRQASLAPQLRRQRPEEPVQQSTPRADDRRTPELVRDRMTAYRDGWVRGGGTRPGRAAAPDPETGSDSTEGDPA, via the coding sequence ATGCGCCCACCCCGTAGCACCCCGAACGCCGGCACCCCGGAGTCGCTCCCACCGCGCGGCCGCCGTGCCCACGCCGGACCACCGGCCGAGGAGGACACGGAACGCCTCCTCGGCACGCCACCGGACAACGCGCCGCCGCGCACGCGCCATTGGCGCCTGCGGCCCCGCACGGTACGGGCGAAGGTGGTCTGCCTGCTGATGGTGCCCGTCGTCTCCCTGCTCGCCCTGTGGGCGTACGCCACCGTCAGCACCGCCCAGGACATCGCCCGGCTGCGCCAGTCCCAGCGAGTCGATGCCGAACTGCGCGCCCCGGTGGCCGTGGCCGTGACCGCCCTGCAGACCGAGCGGGCCGCTGCCGTGCGCTACGCCGCCGCCCCGGACGCGGGAGGCGGCGACCTCCGCGGACTCGCCGCCCGAACCGACCGCGCGGTGGCCGGGCTGCGGCTCGGCGCCGACAGCACCGTCGCCGACAGCCAGGAACTCCCCGCCGGAGTCGCCGAGCGCCTCCGGACGTTCGTCACAGGAGCCGAGGACCTGCGCGCCCTGCGGACCTCCGTACTCGACCGCAGGGCCGGCTGGCGCGAAGCGTTCACCCGGTACACCGAGACGATCGATACGGCCTTCCTGGTGGACGGGGCCCTGACCGGCATCCAGCAGGCCGACATCGGCTCCGACGCGCGCGTACTGCTCGAATTCTCCCGCGCCGCCGAGGCGCTGGCCCAGGAGGACGCCGTCCTCGGCAGCACGCGCCCGGCCGGTGCCCTGCAGAGCGATCGGCTGCGGTTCTTCGCGGCAGCTGTCGCCACACGCCGCACCCTCACCGAGGCCGCCGTCGCCGACCTGCCCGGCAACCAGCGCACCGACTGGCGCGACCTCGCCGGCAGCGCCGCGTACACCTCGCTCACCACCACCGAGGACAAGATCCTCGCCGCCGGCCCCGGCACCAAGGCGATCGACGCGGCACCGACGACGGCCTGGAGCGCGGCTCACGCGCGCGTGCGGGACGTGATGGGGGGCATCGCGGCGGACAGCGGGCGTGCCGTCGCGGGCCGCGCCGACCCGGTCGCGCGCGGCCTGCTCAGCCCGGCGGGCGCCGCCGTGTTCTTCGGCCTCGCCGCCGTCGCCGCCTCGCTCGTCATCTCCGTCCGCATCGGACGGGCCCTCGTGGTCGAGCTGGTGAGCCTGCGCAACGACGCCCTGGAGATCGCCCGCCGCAAACTCCCCGCGGCGATGCGGAAGCTGCGCACGGGCGAAGAGATCGACATCCAGGCCGAGGCACCGGCCGGGCCACCGGCGGAGGACGAGACCGGGCAGGTGTCGGAGGCCCTGACCACCGTCCACCGCGCCGCCCTGCACGCCGCGGTGGAGCGCGCCGAACTCGCCAGCGGCATCTCCGGTGTCTTCGTCAACCTGGCCCGGCGCAGCCAGGTGCTGGTCCACCGCCAGCTCAGTCTCCTGGACAGCATGGAGCGTCGCTCCGACGACCCCGACGAGCTGAGCGACCTCTTCCGCCTCGACCACCTCACCACCCGGATGAGGCGCCACGCCGAGAGCCTGATCATCCTCTCCGGAGCGGCACCCGGCCGGGCCTGGCGCATGCCCGTGTCCCTCACGAACGTCGTACGCGCCGCCGTGTCCGAAATCGAGGACTACGCGCGCGTGGAGGTGCGCCAGCTCCCGGAGGCGTCCGTCATCGGCACGGCCGTGGCCGACCTCACTCATCTGCTGGCCGAACTCGTCGAGAACGCCGCCCAGTTCTCGCCGCCCCACACACGCGTACGGGTCACCGGCGAACCCGTGGGCAACGGTTACGCCCTCGAAGTCGAGGACCGGGGCCTCGGTATGGGCGCCGAGACGCTCGCGGAGGCCAACCGGCGGATCGAGCAGTCCGAGGCCCTCGATCTGTTCGACAGCGACCGCCTCGGACTGTTCGTGGTCAGCAGGCTGGCCTCCCGGCACGGCATCAAGGTGCACCTGCGCACCTCCCCCTACGGAGGCACCACCGCGGTCGTCCTCCTGCCGACCGCCCTGCTGCACACCGGATCCGCGCAACGCCCCGCACACGAGGAGACGCAGGAACGCCCGGAGCGGCAACCCGAATACGCGCGCGTGCCCGACGCGCCCCGGCCACCGTCCGCGGTCGACAGGCAGTCCGGCCGGCCCGCCCTCGCGGCCACCACCCCGGCCTCCTCGACGCCCGCGCAGGAACCCCCGCCCCCCGGAGTCACCGCTTTGAGGCTGCACCGCTCACCGAACGACTCCGAGCCCACCGACGACCTCCCGCGCCGTGTACGCCAGGCGAGCCTCGCACCTCAACTCCGTCGTCAGCGCCCCGAAGAACCGGTTCAGCAATCCACCCCGCGCGCCGACGACCGGCGCACCCCCGAACTCGTACGGGACCGCATGACGGCTTACCGCGACGGCTGGGTGCGTGGTGGCGGCACGCGTCCCGGCCGCGCCGCCGCCCCGGATCCCGAAACGGGCAGCGACAGCACCGAAGGAGATCCGGCATGA
- a CDS encoding MHYT domain-containing protein has protein sequence MGHLDHAAFGWLTPVLSYVMACIGAALGLRCTVRALGTTGRSRRNWLFTAASAIGTGIWTMHFVAMLGFRVSGTDIRYDVPLTILSLVVAVVVVCAGVFAVGYSRDRNRALLLGGLTTGLGVASMHYLGMAAVRLHGHVHYDPVLVGLSVLIAVVAATAALWAGLNIKSPVAVTVASLVMGAAVSSMHYTGMFAVSVRVTPSGQELPGATAMQFIFPLAVGLGSYLFLTSAFVALSPTADERQASASAQRPVQSAAR, from the coding sequence CCACGCCGCCTTCGGCTGGCTGACCCCCGTGCTGTCGTACGTCATGGCCTGTATAGGTGCCGCACTGGGACTGCGCTGCACCGTGCGCGCGCTCGGCACCACCGGCCGGTCGCGCCGCAACTGGCTCTTCACCGCCGCCTCCGCGATCGGGACGGGCATCTGGACCATGCACTTCGTGGCCATGCTCGGCTTCCGTGTCAGCGGCACCGACATCCGCTACGACGTACCGCTGACCATCCTCAGCCTCGTCGTCGCCGTGGTCGTCGTCTGCGCCGGCGTCTTCGCCGTCGGCTACAGCCGGGACCGCAACCGGGCACTCCTGCTCGGCGGGCTCACCACCGGGCTGGGCGTCGCCAGCATGCACTACCTGGGCATGGCGGCGGTACGGCTGCATGGTCATGTGCACTACGACCCCGTCCTCGTCGGACTCTCGGTCCTGATCGCCGTCGTGGCGGCGACCGCGGCCCTGTGGGCGGGGCTCAACATCAAGTCGCCCGTCGCGGTCACCGTCGCCTCGCTCGTCATGGGGGCGGCCGTCAGCAGCATGCACTACACCGGGATGTTCGCGGTGAGCGTGCGTGTCACCCCCTCGGGCCAGGAGCTGCCCGGGGCCACGGCGATGCAGTTCATCTTCCCCCTCGCCGTCGGCCTCGGGTCCTACCTGTTCCTCACCTCGGCTTTCGTCGCCCTCTCGCCCACGGCCGACGAACGCCAGGCGTCCGCCTCGGCCCAGCGGCCCGTCCAGAGCGCCGCCCGCTAG